Proteins from a genomic interval of Longimicrobium terrae:
- a CDS encoding pinensin family lanthipeptide — protein sequence MKKLSLTLESLTVESFATDASTGARGTVEGRDGTTYADESCNGTCINTCYPASCLSCAFTCEQTCNGCGGSGAYTCGGNTCQGTCDYATCAQPETCWLNIC from the coding sequence ATGAAGAAGCTGTCGCTGACGCTTGAGTCGCTCACCGTGGAGTCGTTCGCCACCGACGCTTCCACCGGAGCGCGCGGCACCGTGGAAGGGCGCGATGGCACCACGTACGCCGACGAGAGCTGCAACGGAACCTGCATTAACACCTGCTATCCCGCCAGCTGTCTGTCGTGCGCGTTCACGTGCGAGCAGACCTGCAACGGCTGTGGCGGGAGCGGTGCGTACACCTGCGGCGGCAACACCTGCCAGGGAACGTGCGACTACGCCACCTGCGCCCAGCCGGAAACCTGCTGGCTGAACATCTGCTGA
- a CDS encoding class I SAM-dependent methyltransferase: MVDYHQIYAEQADAYDRLVRAEDWRGNLPRIINELIPPRCERVLEVGAGTGRLTRMLPHSARIVATEGSEAMLRVAENGLGAARTIGFCTADARALPMRDGWADVAIAGWVFGHFCDWHEASAEAEIDRAIGEMRRCLRPGGTAVILETLGTGTPSAGAPTPGLERYYRRMEDVFGFTRSVVETDYEFADRRTAEELVTFFFGEETAREIGPGERPRLREFTGLWTWTDVA, encoded by the coding sequence ATGGTCGACTATCATCAGATCTATGCCGAGCAGGCGGATGCGTATGACCGGCTGGTGCGGGCGGAGGACTGGCGGGGGAACCTGCCGCGCATCATCAACGAACTGATCCCGCCACGGTGCGAGCGGGTGCTGGAGGTCGGCGCGGGGACGGGGCGGCTGACGCGCATGCTGCCGCACTCGGCGCGGATCGTTGCGACGGAGGGCTCCGAGGCGATGCTGCGGGTAGCGGAAAACGGACTTGGCGCGGCGCGGACCATCGGGTTCTGCACGGCGGATGCGCGGGCGCTTCCGATGCGCGACGGGTGGGCGGACGTGGCGATCGCGGGGTGGGTGTTCGGGCACTTCTGCGACTGGCACGAGGCCTCCGCCGAGGCGGAGATCGACCGCGCGATCGGGGAAATGCGCCGCTGCCTGCGCCCGGGCGGGACGGCCGTGATCCTGGAAACACTGGGGACGGGAACGCCGTCCGCTGGCGCGCCCACGCCGGGGCTGGAGCGCTACTACCGGCGGATGGAGGACGTGTTCGGCTTCACGCGATCCGTCGTGGAGACGGATTACGAGTTCGCGGACCGGCGCACGGCGGAGGAACTGGTGACGTTCTTCTTTGGCGAGGAGACGGCGCGCGAGATCGGGCCGGGGGAGCGTCCGCGGCTGCGGGAGTTCACCGGCCTTTGGACGTGGACGGACGTGGCGTGA